A window of Perognathus longimembris pacificus isolate PPM17 chromosome 6, ASM2315922v1, whole genome shotgun sequence contains these coding sequences:
- the Cd83 gene encoding CD83 antigen, translating to MSRGLQLLFLLLSCACSLVASTQEVKVPCSETVDLPCAVSWDPQVAYAVSWAKVTESGEQRLEPPQEGLRLSGQRHHQSGQNASSETSGKEPYSLKIQNTTGCSSGTYRCTLQDMGEQKNLSGTVLLKVTGCPKLPEESTFRKYRAEIVLLFSLVIFYLTLIIFTCKFARLQSIFPDISKPGMEQAFLPVTSPSKHLGPVTLPKIETV from the exons ATGTCTCGCGGCCTCCAGCTCCTGTTCCTGCTCCTGAGCTGCG CCTGCAGCCTGGTGGCCTCCACGCAGGAGGTGAAGGTGCCTTGTTCCGAGACTGTGGATCTGCCCTGCGCCGTCTCCTGGGACCCCCAGGTCGCCTATGCCGTCTCTTGGGCCAAG GTCACGGAGAGTGGAGAGCAGAGACTGGAGCCCCCCCAGGAAGGCCTGCGCCTCAGTGGGCAACGCCATCATCAGAGCGGGCAAAATGCTTCTTCTGAGACCTCTGGGAAAGAACCCTATTCCCTAAAAATCCAGAACACCACAGGCTGCAGCTCAGGCACGTACAGGTGCACTCTGCAGGATATGGGAGAGCAGAAAAACCTCAGCGGCACAGTGCTTCTGAAAGTGACAG GATGTCCCAAGTTACCTGAAGAATCCACTTTTAGGAAATACAGAGCTGAGATTGTGCTGCTTTTCTCTCTGGTCATTTTCTACTTAACACTCATCATTTTCACTTGT AAGTTTGCACGGCTACAGAGTATTTTCCCAGATATTTCTAAACCTGGTATGGAGCAAGCTTTTCTTCCAGTCACCTCCCCAAGTAAACATTTGGGGCCGGTGACTCTTCCCAAGATAGAAACGGTGTGa